The following is a genomic window from Chryseobacterium ginsenosidimutans.
GATCAGCCAAATTCGTAATTGTAGTTTGCTCATATTTAAAATCGGACATTTCAAATGATCTTGACAATGGTCCAACAACAAAAAGATTTCTTTCCGTAGAAATATAACAACGAACAAAATTAACGGGACCATTTACCATTGAAAAAGGTATTCCTGTTTTAGATAGGTTTTCCTTTTTCTTTCTATCTTCTTCGGTATCAGTTATTGGCGTGTCTTTCAGTTCTTTAGTTTCGCGCTGCCTCAAAAAACAGTCTTCAAACGTGATTGCATTACCGCCTTTTGAAACGTATTGAGTACCCGCATTACCAATCTTATAAATACTTTCAGCACCACAATGTTTAAACACACATGGAGCTGCAAACATCATGTCTAAATCAATAATTTGATAAGAACTTTCAAAATCACAATTTGTTACAAGCATGTTGATACATCCTTTTCCTTGTCCAAATGCCTTATTGTCAAATACAGTGAATGCGCCTCCTAATCTGGAATTGTATACATTAAGAAGTCTGGATTGTGTGTGGCAAACTACAATATTGTAAGCATTATTTGAGATTAGGCAATTTTCAATGTCATTGAAATCATTGTTGTAGTCACTTGCTGATGCACTATATGCAATGCCGACTACAAAACCTTGAATACAACATTTTATCAATTTTGTATTGGTACTAATGTTTGTACCACTCTTCTGAATTGCAGGATCGAAATACATTGGTACTGAGATAAATGGTGGTAAGGAAGGTGCATCATATTTAGTATAACTATTCCAAGTTTCATCAGTTGCTCCAGCTACAAATCTAAAACCATCAACAATAATACCTCCATAAGGACAATATCGTGAAAAGCCTTCTTCTTTATATTTCTGCTTAGTAATATCCCCAATCCAACCTTCTCTAGTGTCAAGACCGGTCTCGTCAAAAACGTTGCCTATTTTGCGCCCATTTTTTAGGAACGGATAGTTCATTCCTATAATAGTTATAGCATTAATTTCTGAAAAAAAAGATGAATTCACGGAAATGCCATATTCACCTTCACATAATAAAGTGGTTCCTTCAAATTGTTTTTCAGGATACCATTTAAAAACACTAGTCTCACCTATGAAATTAATATTACAAAAATCTGTATAACCCATTTGCAAGCCTTTTAAAATTCGAAAAGTACCTTTTGGAGCAATTACTTTTTTCGGAAAAGTTTTATACGCACAATCCAAAGCTTTTTGAAAACCATCATAATTGTCAGTTCCGGAAAAAGGAATAATCTGTTGACTTTCTTCGTGTACTTCCCCATCATTTACTACCCCAAACCAAGCTACTTTCCATTCAGGTATATTGAAATTTCCATCAATATATTGTGAAGTACGGCAATAACAAAAAATTTTAGTGTCGACAATACTTTCAATTGCTGTATTTTGCCCATTTAATACCCCGAAATTTTTTAATACCCCACCAGTGAAATAAAGTAACCCATCTTGTGGTAAATAAACAGGTTGATTATTACAATCCACATCTACATCTATTTCAATATATTTACAAGTGGAGAATGCTGTTGCAAAGTCTCCATAAAAAGATGATATTTTTATAAGATCTCCCATAGTTTTTCTTTTAAATTGTTAAAATTAAATTTTGCCGTACAATCTTCGGCATGAGCTTTAGTAATCAAGATTTTTATGTTATGTATTTGTATTGTGCACATACAAATTACTGAGGCATCAATCTTTATTATTTAATTATTGATACAAAAGTATATGAGCAAAGCGCCAAAACTTGACGCATTAAAATATTAAATAAAGAAGTAAAAAAAATGATTAAATAAGGAAATGTTATATAAGAATGGTAAATAGACTGGGGTATTTTACTTTAAATGAGCTAGCCGTATTAAATTAGGACCATAAAATATAAGACAAGATTGACACTTTGATGACAAACTATCTTTCGCCCGAAACAATTTTCTTTCCTTGATAATTGACGATGATGAATATGTAGAAATTAAAAGAGAATGCAAAAAGCGAATTTCAAAGTTGGAAGAAAACTTAATAAGAATTTAGTTCCATAAATAAGTAATGTAGATAAATTACTCGAACAAGTATTAGAGACGCTTCAAAATATCGGAAATACTACCTAAAAGGGGGGATTTAGACAAGGTGGGTATAATTGGTTCGATATTTCCTGAAAAATTGGAATTTGACGGAAAACATTATCGAACCGCCCGAATTAACTCCATAGCACACCATATCTTTCAGATTAATAATGAGTTAGAAGGTGTAAAAAAAAGAGAAACGATCAAAATGATCATTTCTCCTTGATTGTAGACCCACAGGGATTCGAACCCCGACTGACGGTACCAAAAACCGGAGTGCTACCGTTACACTATGGGTCTGTCTTATTTTGGTGATGCAAATTTACAGATTTTTTAATTACATGCAAGAACTTTTTAAACTTTTTTTTACTTTTACTGTAGTTTTTATTCACAGAAATTATGCTGATAGACTTCAATAATCTCAATATTAATCAATTATCCTTCGAGACAGAATTTGAAAAAAAAATCAAAGAATTCTTAGAAGAATGGTTTTCCGATTCTGATACTGTGAAAGTACAGACTTCCGGTTCTACAGGTGTTCCCAAAATTTTTGATATTGAGAAAAAGAAAATGATCAATTCTGCAAAGATGACGTGTGACTATTTGGGATTAAAAGAAGGTCATACAGCTTTAATTTGTCTTCCTGTGGACTATATTTCAGGGAAGATGATGGTTGTTCGTGCTGTTACAAGGAAATTAAAGTTAATAATTGTTGATCCTTCTACAAAACCTGTTGACGCTTTAAATGATGAGATTGATTTTTGTGCAATGACACCTTTGCAGGTTGAAAACTCTTTGGATAAATTATATTTAATAAAAAACCTAATTATTGGCGGAGCAGCTGTCTCAGAAAACCTTAAAGCCAAACTTAATAATTTAAAGCATACAATTCAAAATTCAGCACGTATTTTTGAAACATATGGAATGTCGGAGACGCTTTCTCATATTGGGTTAAAGCAAATATTGCCTGAAACAGAAGTTTATTTTACTGTTTTTGAAAATGTTTCAATTTCTAAAGATGAAAGAGGCTGTTTAAAGATTTTTGCGCCAAATTTAAATTCGGAAATTTTGCAGACTAATGATTTAGTTGAAATTAAAAATGAAAATCAATTCAGTTTTTTAGGAAGAATAGATAATGTAATTAATTCTGGCGGAGCAAAAATTTTTCCTGAGCAACTGGAAGCTTTAGTTAAAAAAGAAATGCCTAATGAAATTGTTTTTTTAGGGGTTGAAAATGAAAGTTTAGGACAAAAATTGATATTAATAATTGAAGGAGAAAGATCAGAAAATTTAATTAATAAAATATCTGAAATTCCATTTCAAAAAAGTTTTCACAAGCCGAAAGAAATCATTTTTATTGATAAAATCCCAAGAACACCAAACGGCAAAATTAATAGAATCGAATTAAATAAAATTGTCATCGAAAATAAGCAGCATTAAAATTTACCTCTTGGTTATTAAACTTCAAAGAATTTTAAAATCAGCAATTATAAAATGAAAGACTTCTCAAAAGAACTCAGTTTCAAAACTTCCCGAAGCAGTGGGGCAGGTGGTCAGAATGTAAATAAAGTGGAAACTTCGGTTACTGTACTTTGGAAAGTTGATGAATCAGAATCTTTTAGTGAAAGGCAGAAATCTTTAATTAAAGAAAAATTAAAAAACAGAATCAATGCAGAAGGTTTTTTGTTCCTTACGGTTTCCGAAAGCAGAACTCAGTTGATGAACAAGAACAAAGCCATTGAAAAAGTTATAGAAATTGTAGATAAATCTTTAATTGTTCCTAAAAAGAGAATTGCGACGAAACCTTCTAAAGCAAAAAAAGAGAAAAGACTCGATACTAAAAAGAAAATATCAGAGAAAAAAGAAAACAGACGGTTCAAATTTTAAATACCAGCCGCTACATTCCGTTTTTAAGTTTTATCTTTGCAAAAATTAAAAAAAATGAATAAGCCGATTACTGAATTCATAGAAAAATATTATCTGCATTTCAATGCAGCGGCATTAGTAGATGCTTCTAAAGGATATGTTGCGCATCTTAAAGAAGGTGGAAAAATGATGATTACTTTAGCGGGAGCAATGTCTACTGCTGAGTTGGGAAAAATTTTAGCTGAAATGATCCGTCAGGATAAAGTTGACTTTATTTCTTGTACAGGAGCAAATCTTGAAGAAGATTTGATGAATCTTGTAGCGCATTCTCATTATGAAAGAGTTCCTCATTACAGAGATTTGACAGCTCAGGATGAATGGGATCTTTTGGAAAGAGGTTTAAACAGAGTAACAGATACTTGTATTCCTGAAGAAGAGGCTTTCAGAAGATTACAAAAACATATTGTAGAAATCTGGAAAGATGCTGAAGCGAAAGGAGAAAGGTATTTTCCACATGAATTTATGTATAAAATGATTCTTTCAGGAGTGTTGGAGCAGTATTACGAAATCCCAAGAGAAGATTCTTGGATGATTGCAGCAGCAGAGAAGAACTTGCCAATCGTAGTTCCTGGATGGGAAGATTCTACAATGGGTAACATCTTTGCATCTTACTGTATCAAAGGAGAATTGACTGCTACGACTATGAAATCAGGTATCGAATATATGACTTATTTAGCAGATTGGTACACTAAAAATTCGGCAGGAAAAGGAGTTGGATTCTTCCAGATCGGTGGAGGTATCGCAGGAGATTTCCCGATTTGTGTGGTTCCAATGTTATATCAGGATATGGAAATGCATGACATTCCGTTCTGGTCTTATTTTTGTCAGATTTCGGATTCAACGACTTCTTACGGTTCGTATTCTGGAGCTGTTCCAAATGAGAAAATTACTTGGGGTAAACTGGATATTACTACACCGAAATTTATCGTTGAAAGTGATGCTACGATCTGTGCACCATTGATGTTCTCATACATTTTAGAAAATTAATAATAGAATTACTATAAATTTTAGATAAAAGGCTTCTCATGTAAGCCTTTTATTTTTTTTGCTTTTGGAAAATTTCAACAAAAATAAATTTGATGCCCTCACTGGGATGCGCGCTATTGCAGCGATTATGGTATTTGTTTATCATAACCGTAAATATTGGCGTCATGATTTACCGTTCGTGGTCATGCGTTTTATTAGTGAATGGCATATCGGGGTGACTATTTTTTTTGTTCTAAGTGGTTTTCTGCTGGCTTATCGGTATGAAGAATCACCTTTAGACTCTAAAAAATCTTATTTAAAATATATTTTACTTCGTATAGCAAGAATTTTTCCTTTGTATTGGATACTGTTGAGCTTCTACTTTTTAGATACTCCATATTCCAAAAATGTGGATACCTATTTTTTACAATATTCACTTTTTTATTCTTTGTTTGACAAGTATTCCATTTCAGGGATTGTACAGGCGTGGTCGCTTACTGTAGAGTTTTTCTTTTATATATTTTCTCCGTTTTTATTTTTTCTATTGAATAAAAACTGGAAATATTGTGTTTCGTTTTTATTTGGTCTGTTTCTTTTAAGCTGGGCTTTAGGCAGTGGTCTCCATTGGTATAATGGGAATCCTGAAGGTTTCTTATATCCCTTTAAATTCATGATAGGAAGCACTTTTTTCGGAAGAAGTTTAGAGTTTTTCTTCGGAATGTTACTCGCTTACATGATGAAGCAGGAAAAAGGATTGCAAGTGTTGAAAAGTTTAAAAAAAGCGACACTTCTTGGCGGAATTTCAATGATAATTCTAACTATTGCGATCGCTTTCTTTGCAAAAAATAGCTTTGTGCACGGAGTTGAACGTTGGGAAGGAAGATTAATTCATGAGATCCTCTTGCCTGTTTCTATTGCCATTTTCTTTTGGGGATTGATGTCCGAACAAACATGGGTATCTAAAATACTTTCTACAAGAATATTTGTTCTTTTAGGAAATGCCTCATTTGTTTTCTATCTCATTCATCTCAGTTATTTTAATATGAAACTGAAATCTTACATTTATTTACCTGATCACAATTTTATTTTACTGTGGATATGTTCGATTATTATTTATTTCTTGGTCGAAAAGCCTCTCTATAAATGGTGCAGAGATTTAATTGCTAAAATCAGATAATTTTTTACCATTACTTTTTAAAAATATCCTTAAATATTTAATCTAAAGAATTAATCAGGACAAAATAACGGTAAGCCAAAATGCCTTTCTGAAGTTTTGTTAATGTATTAGGATCTTTATCACTCAATTTCGGTAAAATTGCTTTATTAAATTTATTCATGAATTTAAAAAATGATTTTTTCATAACTTTATATTTAGTGAGAAACATCATTGAAATGATTACAATCCAAAAATGATGCAAAACAATATTTAAATATGGACGAAATATTTAAGCAACAAGTCTGGGAAATTACAAAACTGGTTCCCAAAGGAAGAGTAACAAGTTACGGAGCTATTGCAAAAGCGGTGGGTTACCCGAATCATTCCCGTCACGTAGGAAAAGCGATGGGAGGCTGCCCGAAAGATGTTCCCGCACATCGTGTGATTTCAAGTTCGGGAACTTTATCTGTTCCTGAGTTTCAGGAAAAATTAGAGGCAGAAGGAATTGAAGTTGAAAATTTTAGAATTAAGAACTTTAAGAAACTTTTTTGGGATCCGTTGCAGGAATTATAAAAATTTACATTCCGAAAACAGTAGAAAGAAATCAACTAATAAAAGATTCTGTTGTGTTTTTTCTAAATAGTAAATCAGTTTTCTTTGGGTATTTATTATTTTTGGCGGCGGCAAAGCCGCCGCCGAAAATAATAAACAAAATTTAATACAATTATTTTTTTGAAACTTCTTGAATTTTCAAAAGTATCTGTTTTGCATTTTGATTGGTAGGTTCCAATTCCAAGACTTTTTGATAATCTTTTTTTGATAAAGCATATTCTTTTTTATTGAAGTAAGCTTCACCACGACTGTCATAAACATTGACTGAAGTTGGAAATTCAGTAACATTTAAACTGAAAATTTTAATGGCAGAATCTATTTTATTGTCTTTAAGAAATTCGTAACCAAGATTATTAAGCTCGCCTTCATCGGAGAAATTATATTCGTTTGGCTTAGTTTTCTTAAGATTTTTGTAGAGTTCTATGCCTTTGTCAATATTCTTTTCGCTGGCTACTTTGATAGCTGAAGCAATAGATTCTTTAATAGGTTCTAAAGGATAGTTCTTCCAATTGTTCAAACCTGCAATGCTGGAAACTATTTCTTCAACAATTTTCATATTACTGCCATTCGTCATTACCACAACTCCGTTTCCTTCTTCCAGACTTCCTACATAATGGCAGACAAAACCTTCGTTTCCACCACTATGTCCAAAATATTTTGTGCCTTTGAAGTCATTTAAAAATAGACCCAGATTATTTTCTACTCTTTTTGCAGACATTTCTTTAGAGAGAATTTTATTTGATTTTCCTAATAATGATAATTGTGTTTCGATGATATAATTTGCTAAATCTGTCGGGTTTGTCCATAAACCGGCCGCTGCTTTTTCCGGATAAATATGATATTTCCCTTTAACTTCTTTTCCATTGATATAAGCTGTTGCAAGCAAGTTTTCTTTATCTTTTGAAGCAGGCTGATTAAAAGAACTGTTGCTCATTCCCAACGGAGTTAAAACATTTTTCAGCATATAATCTTCGTATTTTTCTCCTGTTGTATTTTCAAGGATTAATTGACTAATGGTAGTTCCGCCACCGGAATATTCAAATTTTAAGCCCGGTTCAAAAATGGAACGAACCGCAATGGAATTAGAAGGTTTCAGTCCGTCAAGTATTTGTATTATTGTAGGCAAATCTTTTCCTTTTTCGTAACCTCCAAAACCGTGAACAGACAAACCTGCCTTATGGCTCAATAAATTGGCAATTGTGATTTTCTTTCCTTTTGAAATCTCGTCATAAGGAAATTTCCAGGTTTTCAGGTAATTATTGATATCATCATCCAAACCTAATTTTCCTTCCTGCACCAATTTCAGAATTCCAAGACTGTTGATTGATTTACTGATAGAAGCCGCTTGGAAAAGTGTTTGCGTTGTAGCTTCTTTCTTTTCAGAAACATCTGCAAAACCGTAGGCTTTTACCCATTCTATTTTATAATCTTTAATGACAGCAATACTTACGGCATTGGCATTGTAAAACGCCATTCTCTCTTTTAATGAAGATTTTTTACTGGTCGATTTATCCCAATGGCTGAGATTAGTTTCAAATAAATTGATTTTATCATTTACATTTTGCGCAAAAGTGTTGAGTGATAAAAAGAGTATAAGGATTAAGTTTAGTTTTTTCATTTGGAATAATTAGTTTCTACTTATAAGACAACTTAGAAAAGATTCTGTTACATCAATATGGTTTTATTTTGCAATCTCTTTTTCAATTTTCAACAGCGCTTGTTTCCCATTTTCATTTTCAGGATTTAACGCAACCGATTTTTGATACATTTTTATTGCCTCTTCTTTTTTACCACATTGATGAAATGCTTCGCCATAACTGTCAAAAACATTCCAACTCGTTGGAAAAATTAACGTTGCAGAATTAAATACCTGCAAAGCATGATCACATTTTTGAAGCCTGAGAAATTGATATCCTAATCTGTTGAAATCTCTTTCCGAAGCTTCATAACTATTCGGATTTTTCAAATAACTCTGAATCAATTCACTCGCTTTTTCTTGAGTTCCGTTTTCAATTAAGCTTCCATAGATTCTTGAAAGATTTTGAGCAGGAACAGTATAAGGTTTATCGTTTATTAAGTTCAAAACAGCATTAGAAATAGGAAAAACAGGAGTACTTCCCAAATTAGAAATCAAAATTACACTTTGATTTTTAGTCACGTTATGCAATAAAATACTAGTCAATCCGGTAATAGAACCATCGTGAAAAACTATTTTTCCCTCTCTTTCATCCGTGTACATTTCCCAACCCAAACCATAACTTATTTCTTTTCCGTCAATCATATAAGTGACTGTTTTCCCATCATTCAGTTTTGCAGGAGTCAAAGCTTCATCCAATTCTTTTTTACCTAAAATTTGATCATTGAATAATGCTTTTTGATATTTTTGTAAATCTAAAGCCGTACTTATAATCCCACCGTTTCCATAAAAATTACTTTTTTCGTAGATTAAAAAAGATTCCTTTAAAGTTTTCGTGTTAACCAAGTCCGTTGAATAAAAGTTCGGATAAGTGTATAATTCGACTTGATTTGGGCTTTTAATTTTTCGGTCCAAGGGAACAAATGAATGTTGCATTTTTGCAGGTTTAAAGATGTTTTTCTCCAAATAATTTGCATAACTGATCCCAGAAACTTTTTCGATAATTAACGCAGCAAGGCAAAAATTGACATTGTTGTATTCCCATTTGCTTCCAGATGGAAATGAAAGCGGTGTTTTGTAACGGATAAAAGTCGGAATAATATCCTGATTCGAAATGATTTTTTCGGGTTGTTCTTTGATGATCATATCAAACAAATTGTACTCTTGCGCTAATCCAGAAGTGTTGTTCAATAGCTGTCTGATTGTAATATTGGGATAAGGAAAACCGGTCAGATATTTTTGAACAGGTTCGTTAATATTCAATTTCCCTTTCTGTTGAAGTTGCAAAATTGCTGTTGACGTAAATGTTTTTGTAATGGAAGCAATCGGAAATTGAGAGTTATCATTTAGCTTTTCTTTCTTTTCAGTATTGGAAAATCCATAGTTTTTAGAAAATATGGTTTTATCCGATTTTGAAATCAAAACACTTCCATTAAAAAGATTTTTCTCATAAAGAGTAGAGAAGAAATTATTTAATTCTTGGGCAGAAAGAGTATTTGTAAATAAAATAGTTAGAAGTAGTAAGAAAAATCGGTTCTTCATTGTAATTAATTTTCAGATATAAAATTTGATTGATTGTTTAAAAACTTTCTGCAAAGATGCTTTAAAACGTCTCAGAACGCGACTGATTAAAAAAAGTCGAACTCATTTTTTGAAAATAATTTGATTTTACAAAGCTTGTTTTCTGTAATCTGTTGGTGTTTTTCCTGTATATTTTTTGAAAGAAGTATTAAACGAAGATTTGGAATTAAAACCAACCTCATAGAGAATTTCCAGAATTGTTAATTCTTTTTGAGAAGAATCTTTAAGGATGTTCATTGCTTTTTCAATTCTATATTCATTTACGAAATCGAAAAAGTGTTTATCCATATACAAGTTAATCAAAGTAGATAAATCCTTAACTGGTATTTTCACTTGCTCAGATAAATCCTGAATGGTTAATGATGAATCCAGGTAGGGTTCTTTTTCAATCATAAAATCTTTCAAAGATTCTATCTGCTTATTTTTTTCATCATCAATTAAAGGCGAAGATTTTTGTTTTGAAACAACTTCTGTAATAGGCTTTAGATGGGAATTCACTCCTCTGAAAAATTCAGGATTGTTTAAGGCAATAAATAGATACCAACAAGTACAACATAAAAACGTAAACCCATCAAGGGTTACAATCCATTGTCTGACCTCTCCCAAACCAATGGTAAAAGTAACCAGCCATCTTAGAAGTACTAAAAAATGTAAGAGATAATATACAATTGTTATCTTGTGCAGCGCATTAATTAGAGAAATATTCGGGTTCGTATAATTCTCAAGATAAACAGTTCTGGAATTTCTAATAATCAGAAATGAAGCAATAAAATAAACTTGAAATAGCAATTCGAAAAGAATTTGAAAAAAATGGGTAATAGGCATTTGATTCATATTCTTTATAAAATCCAATTTCATGGCGTTAGTTTCAAAATATATACCCGAAATGAAATTCAGATTGTAAGCAATAAATGGAATAGCGTGCAGTAAATGTTTCGGTTTTAATCGGAAGTTAGA
Proteins encoded in this region:
- a CDS encoding serine hydrolase; the protein is MKKLNLILILFLSLNTFAQNVNDKINLFETNLSHWDKSTSKKSSLKERMAFYNANAVSIAVIKDYKIEWVKAYGFADVSEKKEATTQTLFQAASISKSINSLGILKLVQEGKLGLDDDINNYLKTWKFPYDEISKGKKITIANLLSHKAGLSVHGFGGYEKGKDLPTIIQILDGLKPSNSIAVRSIFEPGLKFEYSGGGTTISQLILENTTGEKYEDYMLKNVLTPLGMSNSSFNQPASKDKENLLATAYINGKEVKGKYHIYPEKAAAGLWTNPTDLANYIIETQLSLLGKSNKILSKEMSAKRVENNLGLFLNDFKGTKYFGHSGGNEGFVCHYVGSLEEGNGVVVMTNGSNMKIVEEIVSSIAGLNNWKNYPLEPIKESIASAIKVASEKNIDKGIELYKNLKKTKPNEYNFSDEGELNNLGYEFLKDNKIDSAIKIFSLNVTEFPTSVNVYDSRGEAYFNKKEYALSKKDYQKVLELEPTNQNAKQILLKIQEVSKK
- a CDS encoding helix-turn-helix domain-containing protein → MDKYSFLEITAFIGIFLVLVLALFLLTVKTKYKLGNQLFAFFLIANAIDACKYLIHHIPENFINLEAFRWSIVYLVPASFYLYVMSICFSNFRLKPKHLLHAIPFIAYNLNFISGIYFETNAMKLDFIKNMNQMPITHFFQILFELLFQVYFIASFLIIRNSRTVYLENYTNPNISLINALHKITIVYYLLHFLVLLRWLVTFTIGLGEVRQWIVTLDGFTFLCCTCWYLFIALNNPEFFRGVNSHLKPITEVVSKQKSSPLIDDEKNKQIESLKDFMIEKEPYLDSSLTIQDLSEQVKIPVKDLSTLINLYMDKHFFDFVNEYRIEKAMNILKDSSQKELTILEILYEVGFNSKSSFNTSFKKYTGKTPTDYRKQAL
- the arfB gene encoding alternative ribosome rescue aminoacyl-tRNA hydrolase ArfB is translated as MKDFSKELSFKTSRSSGAGGQNVNKVETSVTVLWKVDESESFSERQKSLIKEKLKNRINAEGFLFLTVSESRTQLMNKNKAIEKVIEIVDKSLIVPKKRIATKPSKAKKEKRLDTKKKISEKKENRRFKF
- a CDS encoding acyltransferase family protein — encoded protein: MENFNKNKFDALTGMRAIAAIMVFVYHNRKYWRHDLPFVVMRFISEWHIGVTIFFVLSGFLLAYRYEESPLDSKKSYLKYILLRIARIFPLYWILLSFYFLDTPYSKNVDTYFLQYSLFYSLFDKYSISGIVQAWSLTVEFFFYIFSPFLFFLLNKNWKYCVSFLFGLFLLSWALGSGLHWYNGNPEGFLYPFKFMIGSTFFGRSLEFFFGMLLAYMMKQEKGLQVLKSLKKATLLGGISMIILTIAIAFFAKNSFVHGVERWEGRLIHEILLPVSIAIFFWGLMSEQTWVSKILSTRIFVLLGNASFVFYLIHLSYFNMKLKSYIYLPDHNFILLWICSIIIYFLVEKPLYKWCRDLIAKIR
- a CDS encoding MGMT family protein, whose product is MDEIFKQQVWEITKLVPKGRVTSYGAIAKAVGYPNHSRHVGKAMGGCPKDVPAHRVISSSGTLSVPEFQEKLEAEGIEVENFRIKNFKKLFWDPLQEL
- a CDS encoding serine hydrolase, with amino-acid sequence MKNRFFLLLLTILFTNTLSAQELNNFFSTLYEKNLFNGSVLISKSDKTIFSKNYGFSNTEKKEKLNDNSQFPIASITKTFTSTAILQLQQKGKLNINEPVQKYLTGFPYPNITIRQLLNNTSGLAQEYNLFDMIIKEQPEKIISNQDIIPTFIRYKTPLSFPSGSKWEYNNVNFCLAALIIEKVSGISYANYLEKNIFKPAKMQHSFVPLDRKIKSPNQVELYTYPNFYSTDLVNTKTLKESFLIYEKSNFYGNGGIISTALDLQKYQKALFNDQILGKKELDEALTPAKLNDGKTVTYMIDGKEISYGLGWEMYTDEREGKIVFHDGSITGLTSILLHNVTKNQSVILISNLGSTPVFPISNAVLNLINDKPYTVPAQNLSRIYGSLIENGTQEKASELIQSYLKNPNSYEASERDFNRLGYQFLRLQKCDHALQVFNSATLIFPTSWNVFDSYGEAFHQCGKKEEAIKMYQKSVALNPENENGKQALLKIEKEIAK
- a CDS encoding AMP-binding protein, which codes for MLIDFNNLNINQLSFETEFEKKIKEFLEEWFSDSDTVKVQTSGSTGVPKIFDIEKKKMINSAKMTCDYLGLKEGHTALICLPVDYISGKMMVVRAVTRKLKLIIVDPSTKPVDALNDEIDFCAMTPLQVENSLDKLYLIKNLIIGGAAVSENLKAKLNNLKHTIQNSARIFETYGMSETLSHIGLKQILPETEVYFTVFENVSISKDERGCLKIFAPNLNSEILQTNDLVEIKNENQFSFLGRIDNVINSGGAKIFPEQLEALVKKEMPNEIVFLGVENESLGQKLILIIEGERSENLINKISEIPFQKSFHKPKEIIFIDKIPRTPNGKINRIELNKIVIENKQH
- a CDS encoding deoxyhypusine synthase family protein, encoding MNKPITEFIEKYYLHFNAAALVDASKGYVAHLKEGGKMMITLAGAMSTAELGKILAEMIRQDKVDFISCTGANLEEDLMNLVAHSHYERVPHYRDLTAQDEWDLLERGLNRVTDTCIPEEEAFRRLQKHIVEIWKDAEAKGERYFPHEFMYKMILSGVLEQYYEIPREDSWMIAAAEKNLPIVVPGWEDSTMGNIFASYCIKGELTATTMKSGIEYMTYLADWYTKNSAGKGVGFFQIGGGIAGDFPICVVPMLYQDMEMHDIPFWSYFCQISDSTTSYGSYSGAVPNEKITWGKLDITTPKFIVESDATICAPLMFSYILEN